The genomic stretch CTGAGATCTCCATTAATGTGATATGGACACATAACAAATGATGATGGGAGAAGAGATGGAAGTGGGCATATCATCCACGTTGTCATGGAGACAATTATTTGGTTGATGGTCGCTAGCTAAGTAAGTAGTGCCTTAGGACCCAGGGGATGTGTGCTTCTCTGGAATGTTATAGGTGGTGCACTTTCcttagaaaaagacaaaagtcTGTGGTCTAGGGAAGGGAGTCTGAACACCCACCCACCAAAATGGCAAATACTGAAATTCAGTACAGGGTCCCCATAGCTATGTGTAGCTATGTGCTaggctccgtcatgtctgactctttgcaaccccatgaactgtagcctgccaggctcctctgtccaggggatttcccagccaagaatattgaagtgggttgccatttcctcctcccctgacccagggatggaacctgaatctcctgtgtctcctggatcggcaggcggattctttaccactgagccaccctggaagccccCAAGGTCCCAAGAGTCTATGTTAAATCACCCACAGAGTGGAGGCCTACGTTAGCCTTCCATTGTAGAAAAGTCACAAAATTACTCAAGCATGACAAAAATGAAGTCCTTCTTTGTAAAAACATCTCCATCGTCCCTCCGCTTCAGTTCCAGCATCCTAACTAGATGACAGGCAATGACCAAGAGCAAGAGCAACTGAGGTCATCATTGGGAGCATCAGATTCTAATCCTGCTTTCCCATTATCATGATTCAATTTCCTCCATAGTAATAAAGCCAAGTGACTTGCTACTTCCTGGGAAGTTGTGCAACATAATCATTTTGATGGCTAAAGGCAAGGTTATTTAGTGCATGTCTGGACACCAAGTTCACCAAGCAGATAAGTGGGGAGCCAGCCTTTCAAGATTCCAATCCTTCAGTTGGGACAGTATCCTCAATCGAGTCTTAAAATTGTGTGACGTGTCAGGCCCTAAGCGACTTGGCAAAGCTCACACTGCAATGCAGGGAAACCTCATTTTCAGGCTTCCCAATGCGCACAGAATTAATTTTTCTGAGTCACATAATGAGTCATGACATAGTGATATATGATCGCCATTCCTTTTGATGACATTAGAAAGCCTTTTGTAAACCTCATCCTTATTTCCAAGCCCCAGAATGATTTCTAACTGCCTTACGTTCTTAGGAAGTTCAAAGACACTTGGAAAGCAGTGTAATACCGTAGAGTCTGGACTGTGAGCTGATTTGAATCCAGAATCTTTCCTTGCATGTGTGCAACCTGTGGCAAGTCTCATTTTCATCAAATTGATTGGGGTGCGGGTCAAATGAAGTAGTCCGCATTGAAACATCCTGTGGACTGTACATCACACACGCAAGCAATAAAGTCACGGTCTGGGCTTCTTTCTTGGTAGACAGAGCTGTTAGGAAGGAGCCTCGTTCCATTTCACGTGGTCTCGGGGTCTATCAATAACCTTTTTCACGGCCTTTGCCTTACATACTTCTAATGCCAGTCAACACTAAAGCCACAAAGAGCTCTTTCCTTGTGAACTTTAAATCAAATGCACCATAGTTTTATTACTGTGAGAAATTAAAAGTGTTCTAAAACTCAATTACGCAgacttcctggtgactcagtggtaaagaatccacctgcaatgcaggagactcaagttagattcctggatcagaaagatcccctggagaaggaaatggcaacccagtatccttgcctgggaaatcctgtggacagaggagcctggcgggctagagtccatgggtcgaagaagagttggacacaacttagcaattaaacaacaacaaatccaatTACAGAGAAATGAGGAAAATCAACCGAAGAAAGTAAATAAGATAATGTGAGTATATTTAAGCCATGGGCTAAAGTGTTAGGAATGCAGTCATTAAATTTCATCCCCTTCTGATCCTATGGCTATCCCCATTTGCGTAcatgaatttttatgtttttcgtGGTTTGGCCTCCTGCATACcaacttttatttgtttttatggcaAATGCTCGTCTCTGGAGCTCCTGATAGACTTTTGTGACCATTTTAACCTCCAAGAGAAAAATACTGCATCTCGGTGGCTGAAACGCATTGGCCAGAACTtgtcttcaatttatttttcattacaaaCTGTAATTTCTAGGTACAATTTTAGGTTCAGTCTCAGCTAAAATTCTAagaaagtttaaatgaaaaattccattggtaCAGATAAGAGGAAAGCAACACCTTTTTAATCATACAAAGAAGAGCATGGAGACTTTTCAGGAGAAATTCAAAATTGACTGGGGAAGATGTTCAGATGCCATCCTTTAGCTGGGAATAGAATTCTATGCACACAGAACTGGTGATAGAATTTTAGATATGGAAGGTTCCTTCGATGTCATGTGACCCAACATGTTCATTTTATGGTTGATAAAATTGAAGGCTGGGGGTGCAAAATGAGAGGTCACCTGGCTAGCGAGCAGAGGGACCAGACCCAGGGCTCCTGAGTTGCGGTTCTGAATTCTGTCCATTCATTAGGGATTTTGAGCTGGGAGCAAAATCTGTCTGTTGTTTACAAACTAACTCCTCCTACTAATAAAGTGCAATTTATATTGCATTTAGGAGGAAGAAGCACAAACACAGTCGGTGCCTTTTTAAATTTCTCGTTCATTCATTCCCCTGGGTTAAATTAGTGGCATGctgttttgggttttgttgttttgattttttttttttgacccagagtatatgcttattttattttttatgaatgtGGCATTGAACATCCTTTTTTAAAACTGGGGTATAATTGACATCCAATGTTttgtaagttacaggtgtacaagataatgattcataattttaaaggttatacttcatttctagttattataaaatattggctgtgtaTGGTTtctgcttttgctgctgctgctgctgctaagtcacttcagtcatgtctgactgtgcgaccccatagacggcagcccaccaggctcctctgtcactgagattctctgggcaagaacactggagtgggttgccatttccttctccaatgcatgaaagtgaaaagtgaaaatgaagtcactcagtcatgtccaactctgtgtgaccccgtagacggcaccccaccaggctcccccgtccctgggattctccaggcaagaacactggagtggggtgccatttccttctccattctgctTTTGAACAGGACACTTAATGGGAAAAAAGAGTGTGGCAGAGTCCCCACAACTTCATGAGGAGGAGAGCCTGAAGGAGCAGCTGAGGGAGTATGCCCAGTGGGAAGAAGCGACAAGGAACTTGCTAAGCCTCCTACAAGCAAAGGGGGCCCGAGGCCACCAGATGCCTCCATGGGAGCCCCTGAGCATTCACCAGCCTGCCTGGGATTCCGAGGACGTCAGCAACTTCAAAGACACAGGTTCGAGACTCAAGGGTACAGTGAACATACTGGGGAGGTGGAGGTCGGGAGaggtgggctggggcaggggtggaaGGCGCATGGGGAAATTGGAAGAGGGGAAGTTTTTTTGCAGGGAAGAACAGAGCTGCTCTTCATGGTGGctcctgcaggcagatgctgTACACACTCAGAGGATGCGTGGCCAGTCCCCATGCTAGCTTTTCTTTCTGACGTCATCAATTATCTTTCCTCCTAAGACATCGAATTCCTGTTTAGGAGTTTTGTTAGCAATTGTGCATTGGTAGGGTTTTTAAATTTACCACATCCTTCCCCAATATTTTGATCGTGAGGCCATAGATTATTTGAGTTGATCCCTGTGGAGCTATAGATATGTTTGTTCATGTGTATGTACTTTAAaggttcatttatttggctgcgctggctCTGAGCCGCCGCGCCCAGGCCCTTCGGTCTTCGTTTCAGACCTCTTTAGATGCAGTGCGCAGGGTCTGTAGGTGAGGCATGTGAACTTTTagcctcagcatgtgggatctagttccctgaccagggattgatccctcGACCCATGCATTTGAAGACGGATTCTTAACCCCCGGGCCACTAAGGAAGTCCCAATATATGTTTATTCTTTGATGAACACTAGTGGAAGAGCTTTTACAAGAGAGCATTCTCGTTTGCTACTTCTGATGCAAGCCAGTACCCCTTCATATTTGTTCCAAATTTACCTAGTTTGGGTCTCATCcgaatattttaaaacttggtGAAAATATCTCAGGTCAACTAATCCATTCTGTATGTGATTTTACAGAGGACAGAGGGAAACATTTATAGCAAACTGGCACTGTTAGGTACAAAGACAGTAaacaagatgaaagagaaaataaaatttataggaaaaaagCGGGGCAACTGAAAATGAGATGTCTTGTTAACTTTTAAGAAGTTTCCCTGAAATTTATGACAAAAGGCAAAAGTAATCATTGAAATCCTCCTAATAATAATAgccaaactaacacaacattgtaaataaactctactccaataaaaaattaaaacgaATAATAACCACTAGGTCAGTAAGTATTTTCCATAATCCAAGAGCTTACCTCTACCCATTTCCTCGGGTGGATGCTCACAGCAGTCTTAGGAGGGAGATTCAGGAAGGCTCTCTTCGTCTCTCCGTTTTAAAGGTGAGGAAACTCGGAGACCGGTCATGCACCCTTTCACGGGAAAAGCCCGTGGGGTCTGCCTTGGACAGTCCGATGCTGTTCGAGGGGGGAATGGTCCCTGCTGATCCTAGAGATGAAGGGTGTGGGAGGCAGTGGCAGCCTTCCCTCTTGCTGCTTCTGGCGAAAATAACATCGTACTTCCCTCGCAGACCTTGGGGAGCTCTCACGTGGTTACCTCTGACTGATGGCTCCTTAACAGAGGCTCCGGGCTGGTGTGGCTAGGCCTTGGCTGGTCTCTTACAGCCTTTCTGTGTCAGTCTACTGTGGGTTCTCTGTGCTGAATGCaaacaaaaaaagtttatttgttgCATTAAGCACCTAGAGAGAAAGTCTCCTCTAgtcttttcagaaagaaaatctgGATTACATCAACTGATACAGAAATAAGTACCAACTTTGTGCAGAGCCCCGAGGAACTGATTC from Bos indicus x Bos taurus breed Angus x Brahman F1 hybrid chromosome 24, Bos_hybrid_MaternalHap_v2.0, whole genome shotgun sequence encodes the following:
- the GRP gene encoding gastrin-releasing peptide, which gives rise to MRGREVPLVLLALVLCLAPRGWAAPVTAGRGGALAKMYTRGNHWAVGHLMGKKSVAESPQLHEEESLKEQLREYAQWEEATRNLLSLLQAKGARGHQMPPWEPLSIHQPAWDSEDVSNFKDTGPQHEGRNPQLN